The genomic stretch GAAGGGCCGCACGCAAGAGGTGTGTTGTAAACAGTCTAGCATTAGTGGCTGTTTTCACAAAACATGTGACCTATAAGTCACatggagacaactttaccgttaaGATTCCccttaaaaaatattaaattttggaCTCACTAAATTATATAGAATACGGTAGAATTACAAATTTGAACCCATAAGTTTTAAATTCTGAATCCGTCTTTGACTACCCAGGCTGATGACGAGAACGAGCTCGCAGGAACCAATCAGATAATTTGTGGGTTCTTGTCTCTCTCTGTCCTTCAGTGTGAACGAACTAGGAAAGAAAGAATAATTGTAATGAAAATTGCCTAACTTGATAAGACTCCAGGAAGCAGCCGCTAAGAATTAAAATCACCACATATAATCCTACTACCTAAAATTATTATCATCCTTCGTTCTTTCTCTCTCTAATGAGTAATAATAATCTCTTTCATCTACGAGTCTTTCTTGGCTATGAAAAAAGCACCGACCTTCTCTTTCTATGTTGTAATTAGGGCTGATGAAAAGCTAGACTAACTTGGATATCTCTCTTAatttatttctttcttcttttgtttcacTGTATATTTCTCAAACTGTACCTTATCATGAACTTTCCTGCTAAAGAGATAGAGCTCTTTCAATTTTAACCCTAGAACCATTTAACCACTCATCCTCTCTTATCACTCCGGGAGTCAGAAAAGTTGTACATATATATGTCAGTACTCATTATTAGAACAACTCTTTTTCGTTTAGCTAGTTTCCCATCTTCAACTTCACATCTTCTCTAGATCTATACCTTGAACAAGCTCTATAGTACCGGATGGTGTGTGCCGCAGATCATGAATTTCTTTACTAGTAGACGAGGGATCCAACAACAAACGGGCTCTTCAAAAGGTATGTGCCCTTTTTCTCagtcttcctcctcttcttcaACATCCTCTTCTTATCACAaccagcagcagcagcagcaacaacagcatCGAGAAAGTACGGAGCTTATGTTGATGGATTCTTCCCCTACGGCTACCAGAAATCATGGCGACGGCGATGAGATTGCTGGAGGAGAAGCTCATCACCTAATTGAGAGGGAACATATGTTCGATAAGGTAGTAACTCCAAGTGACGTGGGAAAACTCAATCGTTTAGTCATTCCCAAACAGCATGCTGAGAAGTATTTTCCACTGGATTCCTCCAGCAACGACAAGGGGGGACTTCTCTTGAATTTCGAAGACAGAAATGGGAAGCCATGGAGATTCAGGTATTCCTACTGGAATAGCAGCCAAAGCTATGTCATGACTAAAGGTTGGAGCCGCTTTGTCAAGGAGAAGAAGCTCGATGCTGGGGATATTGTCTCATTTCAACGCGGAGCTGGTGAATTGGTCAAGCATCGTCTCTTCATCGACTGGCGCCGCCGTCCTGATGCCCCAGACATGAATCCGTATATGGTGCCGCACCACTTCTCTAATTGGAATCATGGGCGCCTCTTCTTACAGCCATTCCAAAGGGGTCAGCCGGTACCATCGTTTACACAGCAACATCCACATTCACAATATTCCCATAATTTGCTGCTGGAAGCACGCAGCAATATCGCTCAACAACAGTCTCATAATTATCCACATAGCTACGTCTATGGAATTGGTAATACTAGTCCAGCTTACTACAACACTTGTTTTAACAATAGTAGCATTAGCACTAATGCCACAGTAGTAAATGCAAACCCTTGCGCCGGCGGGTCAGGAAATTATGTCAGATCGGGAGCCACTGCTTCCCAATTACTATcacaacatgagcttgaaataATGCAAATGCAAAGAGGTTGTTGTAGCGTTGGTGGAAGTAGTGGGGTTGAGCCGATGGTGTTCAACTCGGTGCCGGTGGTTCAAGGTAAGGTGGCAGCAAAGCGACTCAGGCTATTCGGAGTGAATATGGACTGCCCCATGGATCACTCGGACCTGTTTTCATCCTCAACTATCCCAACAACTTATTCTCACGCTCCCCatttttcttcttcatcatctacgTCTACAACCCCTTTGGTCCAATTAAGGAATTTTAACAGCCAACTCGAAGCAGTACCCTCTGATGAAGAATCGTCTGACAAAGGCAAGGCATCCATGTCCTTGGATTTGGATATTTGATCCATCAGCATTTTAAGGTATCATACCAAAGTCCATTCAAATAACAAGAAAGATACATTAAAAGACATAGAGAATTGAAGAGAATCTGCTAGGTGTTCCTGATCGGTGCATCACCCGTTGTCATAATATTGGCAAAGGAGGATTAAAAAAGCACACATTGGACGTTCCTTCATTTTGATACAGTGTCATTCCAAAGCTCATTCAATGTTAATTGGAAGTCTTGAGATAGAAAGATTTACTAAGTTCAGGTTCAATTTGTGTATATTGATTTAATACTCTAGTTAATCGAGATGATGAAATACTTTGCCAAATACTATGGCTAGATCCTCAGAATGCTGGTTATTTTATGTTTGATTTTCCAAGCGCAGGGCAGGGTTCGATCCCCAAACTGTAGTCATGCCACAGTATTCGTTGAGTTACTTGATCGATCAAtgaaggaaggaaaagaaaaggaggcTTGTTTTATGTATATGTGCGCTTTTTTTCACTTGACCAACTTCTTCTGTTTCGTTTTCTATCTTTTAACTAGTCTTCGTTGGTTGAAACTTGATATCTAACGTCGTCTTTCGTGACTTGTTTTCTCCAGTATTAGTATATAAGGTGCAGCATCAGCCTCATTTCAGGCTGATGAACGATGATGGTGATGGAAGGAATTGAACAAAGTTGAGGTTTCTTCCTTATGAAATATGAATCAATTTTGGGTTCTATTGCCTTTGGAAGTTATGTTCTTGTCGCAGCTTCGTTGTTCGTGTGTGACTGCGCTCAATGTCATTGTTCCATACATTCGCTAGCTTCTTCCTGTCAGCAGTCAGCAGCTACCCTTTCTCTTCTCAAGTTGCTGTCTGACTTTCGATGATTCATTACTCTGCCAAAAAGCATATATGCCTCAGCACTTTGTTAGAGGGAGATAAAAAGAGTTTCCATGCATTTACATGACTGAAAATGATGCTAAGTCTAAATAAAAAGTAAGCATCCAGTTCATATTTTATAACTCTTGTAATGATTATAAATAATACATAGAAGTGATGTCTACATTCTGTGACACTAATAGGAGCTATGACTTATTTTGTCAAAGAGTATTGAAGCACACCCATCTCAGTCATATTCAACTGAGGATCCTAAGGAAAATGAATAGGCTAGAGTAGATACGACTTTGTGTTCCTTATCTAACTATACACTCTTATCCCTTAGCTTGAACCCCagttgtgtgtgtatatatatacacacacattcaGCTGTGTACACATAATATGTGGTTTACGTGGTATTGGAGCCATATCGGATTCTTCCTCCGCCTTCATTTCCGCTGTCACAATTCAATCCTCCCCCTTCTTCCTCGCCCACAACACTCAATCATGCTCActacttcattttttttttaatccaTCCACCCAGGCTTCCACCTTCTCTGGTGGGGGAGGATTTGACATTGATCCATACCTACTAAAGAGGACATAAAACCAATACCTCCCATAAGAGAGACATTGTCAAAATGCTACCATTTTATTAGTCTCATGCCAAAGATACTGTTGCGAAAGATCGTGGATTAACTAGCACACAATCAcacacaaagcaaatagagaagaaaaatcaacacaaggatttaacAAGACTCGGCTAAGCCTAATCCTCGGGGCAAAAAGCAGAGAGAGTTTTCCgctatgaatgagaagaaaagcaCAGTACAATCTCTAGAATCCCCAACTATaacccctatatatagatcccaaaTAGTCTCAAACCTATAAGAGAAAAGTTTTCCAATTTGACAAGGACTATAGGTTTTCCTTTCccaaatctattaggacaatgagttttcctaaacctataggGATTATGGGCTTCCaaaaaatacaaggaaataattcaagccacaaaaTAACAAATCTTCCCCTTGGCTTGAATTCTCTTCATTAACAGGAACATTTGTCTACCTTACCCTCAGCCCTCACGAGGGCTCTACCCATTGCTGCACACATCAACCAAGCCTAGGCAATGCCTAAACTTGTTAAGAGACTCAATCTCTTCAGCCATAGCATTAATCCGTCGATTTGGTTTTGTACCCCAAAAATAGCTTCTGAATCGTATATTGCAAGAAGATTCCCATCAACAATGTTTGCAAATCTTTGCGGTCGGTTGATCACTCGCTTCCCTCTGCCTATTGCAATGTTATATGGTTATTGTTGCGCAGGTGCATCAAAAATATCATGTTGATCAATATTTTACACCTCCTCCACTTCCTCTACTTTAGAACTACTAGGCTGAGCTAGTGGAGATTCAATTTCTAGCTCTATGCAGTCACTGACACCATGATATGTTTCTGATGTTGCCTTCTCCCTCTGACTGTCCAGTGAGGCAGATTCATTGAACGTTACATCCCTACTGATAATTAGCCCTGGAGTCTTTTGATCTGTGCACCACAACCTATAACCTTTCACTCCAGTTGCATACCCTAGAAATATGCACTTCTTTGCCCTCGGCTCAAGTTTTCCATCCCTCACATGAGCATAAGTAGGACAACCAAATatccttaaatttgaataatcagTAGGTAAATCGTACCATACCTCACAAGGAGTTTTGAACTCAATAGTTGTGAATGGAGATTTATTGACCAATTAACAAGTTGTATTGATTGCTTCAGCCCAAAAATTCTTGCTAATGCATGAGTGTGAAAGCATGCTTCGTGCTCTATCACAAAGCATTCTATTCATACGTTCTGTAACatcattttgttgtggtgtttcGACACAAGTGCGGTGTCTCACTATGCCCTCTCTACTGTAGAAATTATCGAACTCAGAATTGCAAAATTCCAACCCATTGCCTGTTCGAAGACGCTTAACTTTTCTTTTCGTCTGCCTCTCAATCATCGTCTTCCATTTAACAAATGTCGGAAATGCCTCATCTTTTGTTTTCAGAAAATACATTCATACCATCCTTTAGcaatcatcaatcaaagtcataaAATACCTGGCACCACTCTTGGACGGAACTCTGTTTGGACCCTCACAAGTTTGAATGTATATAATCTAACTTGTCTCTGGTCTTGTGCTCGACCTTCTTGCTGAAATTTACCCTTGTCTGTTTAACAAatacacaatgctcacaaaaattcaaaacttgaTTTTTGTACCCATTCAGCAAATTCTGCTTACTCAACAAAGACAATCCCTTATCACTCATATGACCAAGTTGCAAGTGCCACAACTGAGACTGATTTAGATCACTTTTCCCAGAAGCTACAGCAGCTTCCCTTTCAACTAAACTGGCCTGAAGATGATACAATTTAGAATACATTTTACCCTTCATGAGTACCATGGATCCTTTACACACTTTAAGTATTTCATTCTCGGAGTAAAACCTATGCCCTTGATCATCCAATGTCGAAAGAGAGAAAATTTCTCTTTATCCTAGGAACATGCCAACACTTAATGTTTCTTATAATTCCATCGAACATTCTAAATCTGATATTACCAATCCCCTTTTCTGGTAATGGATTGCCATCTCCTATGTAGACAGTCTCACTAATCTGCTTGTAAGATGCAAGTCAATTCATGTATGGACACATGTGGAAAGTAGCACTAGAATCAAGAACCCAGGAATTCTGCCCATGACTAGAACTCACAGCACAGACTTCCCCAacataatcactatcatcagaATTATTGTTAGTGTCAACAACATTTTCCGAATTATCTATTTTCTGCTTTCCTCTTTTCTCTTTCAGCTCTGGACAATCTCTCTTGTAGTGACCTTGCTCCCCGAACTTATAGCAGTTCTGCTTCCTTGCTCTAGACTTCGATCTGGCGATTGACTTTTTCTTATTAAAGTCCTTCTGTTGTGTTCTTTCTCTACTCACAAGACCCCCACCCCAGTTATGCTGTTTGGAAACCTCCTTTTCAACTCTTTAGATTTTAGTGCATTACTAAGATCTTTCAGTGAAATACTGTCTTTCCCATATAGCAGTGTATCGATAAAAGTATCATAAGACAATGATAAAGAATATAACACAATCAAGGCCTAATCTTCACTCTCAATTTTGATATCCATGTTCTACACGCCCATTATAAATGAATTAAACTCATCAAGGTGAGTTTTAATAGGTGTACCTTCATTCATACGGAGATTGTATAACCTCTTTTTCAGGTAGAGGCGGTTTGTCAGCGATTTCTTAGAATACAGATCTTCTAGCTTCTTTCATGCCATTGCTGCAGAAGGTTTTTCAGCAATTTCCCGAAGAACGCTATCTGTAACTCTCATGAAGATCGCACTCAAAGCCCTCTCTTTCAGGTCTGCCTTCTCTGTCTCTTTCATCTCTTTAGGAAAATCCTCATCAATTGCCTTCCATAACCCTTGTAACACCAGGGATGATTTCATCCTAATCTTCCACAGACTGAAACTAGAACTCCCGTCAAATTTCTCTACTTCATACTTTGTTGAAGATGACGAAGACATCTTAACCCTAGATTATATGTAGAAACCGAACCttactctgataccaattattgTGAAAGATCGTGggttaactagcacacaatcaCACACAGAGCAAattgagaagaaaaatcaacacaaggatttaaTGAGGTTCGACTAAGATTAATCCTCGGGGCAAAAGCAGAGAGAGTTTTtcactatgaatgagaagaaaagcaCAGTACAATCTCTAGAATTCCCAACTGcaacccctatatatagatcccaaaCAGTCCCAAACTTATAAGAGAAAGGTTTTCCAATTTGACAAGGACTATAGGTTTTACTTTCCCAAATTTATTAGGATAATGAGATTTCCTAAACCTATAGGGATtatgggtttcctaaaaatacaagaaaataattcaagccacaaaaTAACAGATATAATGAGCAAGCACATAATTCAAAAGAAGTGAAGGGCTACTAAGGATAGGACTAGTTAGAACAATAATAGCTCTTCAATTAGGGGACAATGGAGGTTCAATAAATCATCCCGAATGCTTTCTTGCCCTTATTCTAAAGGCTGGGATTTGCATCATATTCATTATAACAACACCTCTCACTTCATTAGGAAGGTCACTCTCCGTCAAGAAGCTCTCTTTTCTGTGAGGGTAGTTGCATGTTTTGATAATAAATCTGCAACTCCATTCCCTTGCAGTGCTTACGAATTTCATGGGATCTTGTAAGTTCCGAGGATCATATTGACTACTAAGAGTGAGTCTAGTTCCAAGTTGAGATTGACTGTTCTGATCATAGCATCAAAGGATCCCTTGTAAGGCAACTTGGACTTCAGAGTAATTGTTAGTTAAGAATTGGACTGGGAACAAAAGCCATGACCATGTGCCCATTTCTATTTCTAACAACACCATTAGCGTCTGCTCTACCTTGGTTAGCCATGAAGCTTTCGTATGTGTTGAGTTCCCGTAACTTTTCTTCTGGTTTTTCCCATTTGACCATGACACTTCTCAGTTTAGTCGTGTAGGATTCAGCCACTTGACAGACACTATTCCAGGTTCATTCCCAATCCATAGTTATACTTATCTCCCATAGAgattttaacatgaaataaaatTTGTTGATAGATTCTAAAAATAGAAATTAAGTTCTTACCATATTTCTTACCACATCTGGCTTTACATAGTTCTTAACTTAGATGGGGTAATTTGAAGGAGGAACTATTAATTGGCTTTGTCTATTCCAGACCCAGTGTGATCTCACAAGCGGGATCTAGGGAGGGTAATGTGTGCGCAaccttatccctaccttgtgaaggtagagagactTTTTTCGATAGACCATCCGCTCAGGAAAAGCATAGTCACAACATTATTGAAAAGAAACACAGTAGTGGAGAAACCACGGAAAAGAAGCAGTAACAAGAAGCAATACCAACAGCACCAAGATAATAAGAACactgaaggaaaaaaaaaacccgATAGTAATATAGATCTAAGTATAAGAAAGTAAGAGAATATTATTGAACTAATGTAAGAAAAGAATAAACGTGTGACTATCCTAgttctcgacctccacacctttctATCAACGACCATGTCTTCGGTAAGCTGCAGATATACCATGTCCTACTTTATCACCTCTCCCTAATACTTTTTTAGACTGGAGAATTTATATGCTTGATAATGTTATTACTCTTCCCGCAAAAGAGAAAAGCTTTCCTTGCCAACATCCGCACTTTCCAGTCCATCTTCTAATTTCTTTTGTTAGTCTCTTATCTCTGAAGTTTTAACGAGGATAAAGCTTTTGTCCTTGTTGATTTCTTGCTAATCATCCAGTACCTCCATTAAAAGCTTCACAGTTATCTAAATTAAGTTAGCAGCCACAAAATATTAATTTTGGCGTTCAATCACCTTTACTTTGTGGATAAAATGTCCTTAGTTATGTTGATGAAAGCCATCCATGTCCTCACCATCTCAAATTTCTATTGAAGGTACAAATGTCTACCAACAAAATGCAGCCTACATTCAATATATACAACCTGATCAAATGATCTTGAGTATTCTTATCTCATCGCTTTGTTAAGAAACAATGTCAATAGCCATTGGCCTAAACACATCGAAAGAATTTTTGGGATGCCCTTGAAACTGTTTATCTTTCCCTTCTAACACAATGATTCTCAATCTTAACTTGCAACTTCAAAACTAGAAGCAAAAAGATCTTACTATTACTTAATACTTACATAAAGCAACAAGTTCAACAGCTGCCAAGAGGTTCCAAAGGGCCTCACCAACTTGATCAGTGGCAGTTGCCAAGCTTTAGGAGATATGGTAAGGAAAATTTTTAGTAAGCTAGAATGTATACTAGGAGGCGAAGTTAGAATATACTCTTATGTAGCCTTGGGCCTAGGGGTCAGGTCTCCACCCCTCTTTTGTAACAtctttattctttaatttgttttGTAAGATGTCCACCCAACTAGTTTAGTGGGTtatgggggaggggggggggagaaTTTGTTCCTCGCGTCATGTCACGTAAAGTAGAATAAGGAAGTAGGAGCggcaaacgggcgggtcgggTCGAATATAATTCAGAtcgaaaacgggtaatgaaaaaacggaTCAATTATCACACCtaacccatatttaatacggataaaaaactgGTTAACCGGTGATAATATGGGTAACTATATTATCCATGAATTCTTGCATATGATCAATTTTGGGAGAATTCTCAGTCTCCCTAACTTGaagaacccccaatttgaggctttacaaatgtaaaagttaaacccattagttactcattgattatccattttctaaatggataatatggttcttatccctATTTGAcctatttttaaaaagttcattatccaacccattttcaATGGATAATATTGgtggttaactattttcttttaatcatttTGCCACCTCTATAAGGAAGTATGCTTTAATTTAGAGATCGAAGCATAAATTTCAAGTGATTTTGTTTGTCAATGTAAATTCAAGTCAAATAATCTCTCCCTAACTCATAATATTACGGGGGTTGCTTCGGTGTGacttaagaagtattggggagaggtgatcatgGGGATATGGTGAGACTTTAGAtctccgaggacatgacacttgatagggagctctggaggtcgagcattaaggttgtgggttaggaggtagttgagcatATTTAGTCTTCCAGTGTGAGGTTAGGCTGATAGGATTTAGTCTTAGACTACTAGTGGTCAGGGCTGTGTTTACGCTACTCTTCCATTTTCATAGTGTCGTGGTCATTTTTCTGCCTTTCATCTTTTCATTGGTTCTTATGTTGTGTTATTATTTTCATGATGGTACTGATATATTTTCTCTTTTtgtcttttcgtcttcttgagtcgagggtttattggaaatagcctctctacctcaTCGaagtagaggtaaggtctgcatacacactaccctccccggaCCTTACTTGTGGAACTATACTGAATCGTTGTTGTAGTTGTTCGGTGTGGCTTAATTAGGGTGCGGAAGCAGGTTTGCTAAATAGGTGTCATGGATATATCTGACAGTGAGAGCTAACCTACTAGTTATCATGAATCAAGTGTCAACATAATTAAAGTCCACCCTAGTCTAATAAGTCTTTACAGTTCACATATTTGAGTAGCTAGTACATAGATTCCAGGTTTAAAGGTATTCCTACTCTACTTAAGTAGAAGCAAAGCCAGCAAAACAGAATTCCATTAATTAATCCAGTGTAAAAAGTCCATAGAGATTGATGAAACACATGACATGACATATATATAAAGTGATGGGAGCCAAAAAGCGTTTGGACAGTGAGTCTGGTGTGCTGGCTGGGTTGTGGGCAGACAAACATAACAAAACCTTTTGAGTGCCATCTGCTGAGCTTTTCACGTTTTAGTTAGCGAAACTGCAGCCTGTCATCTCTTCGTTTCACAGTACATTCTCTCTGCTAATATCTACCTACCTATAATcctatatatatacttttttatGTGGATATATTTACTTTTTAGTCTGTGCCAAAAATAATAACATCTTTATATATTTGTAAATTATTTGTCCTTATACAAtaatttatagtcacacaaaatatatatatatatatatatttgtaaattatttacctttatacaatgatttatagtcacactatatatatataatcaaaaaaaTTCTCTTTTCCCTTAAACTTCGTGTCAGGCTTCACAACCTTAGTACGTAGTATCTTATCTAGCGCATGCAGCTCAATCGGCAACACTCTTAAATACCATCTGAGTCGGATTATAATTCTTTAATTGGTCTGATAGTGATCGATCATCCATATGCTTGTCTTCACGTATACAACCTTTTAATTGGTAGATCATTGCAattgaatataatttatataataTGTTGTTCTGTGATTAAGAATTTAATGGCTTAGAATTTCATACAATTGAACCTTATACAAACTTTAATATATTGTCATATTTAATAGGGATAATTTCACATAAATACAACTCAAACACCTAACTTGCAACATAATAGCCTAGATATCATTTTGTAAATctatagcccaaaaataatatgtTAATTCCTGAAAGACAGCTTATTTCACACAATCAACTACGGTTATTGCTCCCTCTTTATACAACTAGTTGTTTTCATACACTATTATGTGCAATTGCTGAAGCAATCCAatatgataaaagaaaaataaaaacttggTAAATGAATTGTAGAATTCCTCCAACGCGTACAATTTTTTTATACAACACATAcacgaaaaagaagaaaagaaggaagtGTCAAACTTCCGTAGAGGCCTCTTACACACTAACAATGTATATACATCCTTATaaactgaaaatatatatatataattatacaacattatacacaaatatacacatttatacacaattatacaatACTGTATAACTTGTATAAacatgtataatagtgtataagagaTGTTTGTATATTCATATACAcaattatacactattatacagtGTTTATACAAACTGCTACAGAGTTATGATTTTATCCAAGCCTCGAGTTGTAGTAGAAGGTATTGGATGATTCAACTCGTCTATAGGTTAGCAATTTTACATCAACGATTCGGAATTCAACACACAGATACGATACACCCAATTTCAAATTCGAGAATTCAAGGAGGACACGGGAATCAATAACTTGCGATGAGCCAAGAAGGTCAACAAGCTTAAGAACAAGCAAGTCTGGAGCTTTCTGCTTCATCGTGTTGAAGATTGATTTAGCTTCCGATCTTTTCTCCTCGGAGCTCGACCAGACATTGGAAATTAAGGTTTCAAACTGCAAAAAGTCAGACCCAATTTCAAAAATCTTCAATATTCTTTTGCTTGCCATCGTGGACGACGAAGTAGGAGCCCGAGCCTTCTTCGAGCCATTGATGGTAGAACTGTGTAGGGGGTAGATGAGGGGGAATAGCGGGGGCTAGGTTAAGAGTGGATGAGGGATCTATGTGGGTTGGAAAGAAAGAAGCGAGAGGCGGTGAGAGAGAATTTGGTGTGCTGGGAATGAAGAAAGAACAAAATAATAAAAACTCTAAAAGTGTGTATGTAATAATGGGCTAAAGGCTGAAAAGTTTCTTTCAAGTTATGTACAACATGAGCTAAATAGGGTAAGAGCTTCACATGTGGGCCATTTTCGGTTGGACTGTTAGGCCAAGTGACAAAGGCCGTAATTCTTTCTATttaatatgtatattttttaaatgttaatttaattttataaTATTAGAAATCCATGGATTGGTGTCGTGCCTTGATATTGTGCCCTAAAAATAATCAAAAACGATCCAATAGATGAAAGGAGGGTAAACTTGACCCAAATCTAATAGATTAGGCGTGTTTTTGGACCTTTTCCGATAAATAATAGATAAAAGGTCAACCACACTGCCTTTTATACTTCACTGATTTTATCAGTATAAAATTCTTTACACGATTAATATTTTGTAAGTTAAATCCATCTCCAAAATGTGAAAactaataaaagtaaaagaagtgGAAATGACACCAGGTTGCCACTTTTTAAGTatgttgtttaaaatattttcacaatttataatgtatttaaagattagccaaTTTCGCTCAAACTTTATGATACAGCGTCCTAAAGTTTAaacctcaaaattcaaacttcaggATATTGTGTCCTAAAGCATGGAAATTGTGTCCTGAAGTTCGAATATTATGTTTGCATACGGTTAAAATCGAATAGCCCGATTTCGA from Nicotiana sylvestris chromosome 12, ASM39365v2, whole genome shotgun sequence encodes the following:
- the LOC104248573 gene encoding B3 domain-containing transcription factor NGA1-like, whose amino-acid sequence is MNFFTSRRGIQQQTGSSKGMCPFSQSSSSSSTSSSYHNQQQQQQQQHRESTELMLMDSSPTATRNHGDGDEIAGGEAHHLIEREHMFDKVVTPSDVGKLNRLVIPKQHAEKYFPLDSSSNDKGGLLLNFEDRNGKPWRFRYSYWNSSQSYVMTKGWSRFVKEKKLDAGDIVSFQRGAGELVKHRLFIDWRRRPDAPDMNPYMVPHHFSNWNHGRLFLQPFQRGQPVPSFTQQHPHSQYSHNLLLEARSNIAQQQSHNYPHSYVYGIGNTSPAYYNTCFNNSSISTNATVVNANPCAGGSGNYVRSGATASQLLSQHELEIMQMQRGCCSVGGSSGVEPMVFNSVPVVQGKVAAKRLRLFGVNMDCPMDHSDLFSSSTIPTTYSHAPHFSSSSSTSTTPLVQLRNFNSQLEAVPSDEESSDKGKASMSLDLDI